One stretch of Rhodothermales bacterium DNA includes these proteins:
- a CDS encoding proline dehydrogenase family protein, with translation MKLPFALASRFVAGESFQQALPAIRTLTDQGLFVTLDLLGEYVSDRQIAERARDTYIELLKVTNASRNFRAEANISIKLSMLGQKIEAGFCLDNLRQLLDVARQEDVFVRLDMEGSDITASTLRLFEKVYPTYPDHVGVVLQAYLKRTAGDVQRMIDLQARVRLCKGAYKEPAEIAYQDMPTIRVRFLEYARQLISSGRYPGIATHDDQLIDAVRAYVREQAVPLDRFEFQMLYGIRPRAQVQLRQEGYYVRVYIPYGTEWLPYFNRRLRERKENVWFVLKNLLRA, from the coding sequence CTATCCGCACCCTGACCGATCAGGGCCTCTTCGTAACGCTCGACCTGCTAGGGGAGTATGTCAGCGATCGACAGATTGCGGAACGTGCGCGCGACACCTATATCGAGCTGTTGAAGGTGACCAACGCTTCCCGCAACTTCCGCGCGGAAGCGAATATCTCGATCAAGCTGAGCATGTTAGGGCAAAAGATCGAAGCAGGGTTCTGTCTGGATAACCTGAGGCAGCTTCTCGACGTCGCGCGGCAAGAAGATGTGTTTGTTCGATTGGACATGGAGGGCAGCGATATCACCGCCTCCACGCTCCGTCTTTTCGAGAAGGTATATCCCACCTATCCCGACCACGTTGGTGTCGTGCTTCAAGCGTATCTCAAACGCACGGCCGGCGATGTACAGCGCATGATCGATCTCCAGGCACGCGTACGCCTCTGTAAAGGCGCGTACAAGGAGCCCGCTGAGATCGCCTACCAGGATATGCCCACGATCCGCGTTCGCTTTCTCGAATACGCACGCCAGCTGATTTCCAGTGGCCGCTATCCGGGCATTGCCACTCACGATGACCAGCTCATCGACGCCGTAAGAGCGTATGTCCGCGAACAGGCCGTACCGTTGGATCGATTCGAGTTTCAGATGTTGTATGGCATTCGACCGAGGGCCCAGGTTCAGTTGCGCCAGGAGGGCTACTACGTCCGTGTCTACATCCCGTACGGCACCGAGTGGCTCCCCTACTTCAACCGCCGGCTCCGCGAGCGGAAAGAAAATGTGTGGTTCGTGTTAAAAAATCTCCTCCGCGCATAA